CGAATCTGCTGGATCCGCCGATTCATGTACCTGATCCCGAGGGGCAGCCCGAAACCATGAGGAACCGGTACCACCTCACAAACGGGCCTCACCGCGCCGGCTCTGATGTATCTGTTTCAGCTAAGTTGTAGCTCTTACCAGTGAAAGCGGGGGAAACCAATCCCTGTTTCCCCCATTTTTGCACACAACAAACCTCTGTGGTAATGACTATTTGTGGTAATGACTATTTAATGATCGACTCGCCGCTGACCTTGCTAAGGATTTCGTAGTTGCCGTCCTTGACCTGAATGAGGTATTCGTCAAGCACGATCTGGTTGTTTTCGTCAAAGTAGATTTCTCTTCCCTGCACGCTTTTGTATCGAATTTTGGTCAAGGCTTCTCGCACATCCGCTGGAGCCGAGCTGCCGGCCATCTCAATGGCCTGGCCGATAATTTTCAGGGTTTCATAGCCACTCATCGCGAATTTGTCAGGGTATTGGTTGTTGACTTTGTAATATTCATCGACAAACTTCTTGTTCTCGGGAGTGTCGATGATATGCACATACCTGGTGGGCCCGACCAATCCGTTGGAGTTATCGCCGGTCAGCTTCATGAAGTCCGGATTGAAATATGCGCTGGTCGGGTCCATGAGCCGGGCTTCCTTGGTCATGCCGATCTCAGCCATTTGGTTGGTCGCCACTGAATGTTCCGCAGTATTAGCAATCAACGCAACACCGTCAGGCTTTTTTGCCCTGATCTTGGTCAACAGGGTGTAATAATCCGTTGCGCCCTGGGGGTGGTACTCGACAGCGACCACTTCACCACCCTCTTTTTTTACGAGGGATCCCAAAGATTCAACGCCGCCCCTACCGTAGTCGTCATTTCGGGCAAGAAAAGCCCAGCGTTTGATACCCAACGAATTGACGGCATCCTTGACGAAGGCGCGTGCCATCATGTCGGAGTTATCGCAGTTGCGGAAAATCCATATGTTGCCCTGCTGGGTGATCGGTGGTGCGATGGAAATGGGTGTGATCTGAGGAACCTCATTGCGTTTTGCCACCTCTGCGTCAGCCAGGGTGGAAGTGCTGCAAAAATCACCTATCACTGAAGAGACCTTGTCGCGGGTCATCAATTTTTCGACGGCCGTGACGGACATCCGCGGGTTACAAGTGCTATCCTCCCGGACCAGTTCAATCTGCCGCATTTCATTCTTAACCTTGATGCCCCCACTGGCGTTGATCTGATCCGCCGCGAGCTGAATGCCGCTAAAAGTACGCTGTCCATCGGCCCCCACCGGGCCGGAAAATGGGAGTACCACGCCAATTTTAACCGGCTCTGCTGCCCAGGCTGAAACAGCCAGAAGAACCACACACGCAACAATCAATACTTTTTTCATCGACCTACCTCCTCTTTTATTTTGGCACTTTCCTTTTTAAAGACAAACGCCCCACCAGATTATCCATCCAGCACCGGGCAGTCCGCGAGGCTATGATGCGCGATTATGAGGTTCAGAGGTTCTGCGACATCTCCATAATTCGTCGACTGAGCGGCGTAAGGGGAACAATGTTTGCGTCACGCAGATCAATCTGCCAAGATAAAACCCTTCGATCGCACCCAATTTCCTCGTACTCGTAGGTCACCCGGTAGATGGCCGCTTCGACTTTTTGTGCCTGCCAACCGTAGATCTCGATGCCCCGACTCGACTGTGGTTTCCACTGGCGCATGTTCAACTCGATCAGGCTTCCAATCGTTTCAGCGCCACCGGATGCCTCCCCAAACTGGCAGACGAGCCGACAGGCCAGGGCTTGCGCATCTTCCTCGATGACGTTCTTGTCACCGGCCGTCGCTGGAAAAATGCTGAAAAGCATCATCCAGCATCCCAGCAGTCTATATGCCCAGGTATGCCTGCCGAACATGCTCATTGTCCATCAATTCCTCAGAGAAGCCGGATAGCTGTATCTCACCGTTTTCGATCACATAAGCACGGGTAGAATTCTCCAAAGCCATATAGGCATTCTGCTCCACCAGCAAGATGGAGATCCCCTGCTCGTTGATCGCCTTGATCATACTGAAAATAGATTCGACCAGGATGGGCGCCAGCCCCATGGAGGGTTCATCGAGCATCAGAAGCTTGGGGCTGGCCATCAGAGCCCGGCCGATGGCCAGCATCTGCTGCTCACCGCCGGATAAGCTTCCTGCGAATTGGCGTTTGCGTTCGGCCAGGCGCGGAAATCGCTCATAGACATAGGCCAAGAGCTCCTTCTTGCGTTCATGATTGGCAAGAGATGTGGCGCCCATGTTTAGATTCTCTTCGACCGTCATGCTTGGAAAAACCTGACGTCCTTCCGGACAATGGGCAATTCCTTTTTGAACAACCTTGTGGGGCGGCGTACCGGTGATCCGGCTTCCCTCCCAGAAGATATCCCCTTTCCCGGTTTTTACGATCCCCTGTATCGCCCTGAGGGTCGTCGATTTCCCAGCTCCATTTGCACCGATGAGCGCCACAATTTCCCCTGGTTCGACACCCAACGAGACACCCCGCAGGGCAGGCACGTGGTCATAGGCAACGTGGATATCCTTAAGCTCCAGCACGGCTCTGTCTCCCGAGATAGACTTCTACCACCTTTTGATTGTTGCGGATCTCTTCAGGGCGCCCTTCGGCGATGAGTTCCCCATAATTTAAGACAAATACCCGTTCCGAGATGTTCATCACCAGCCGCATGTTGTGTTCGACCAGGCCCACGGTAATTCCTGTCTCTTTGATTCTGCGAATGGTTTCCATCATGCGCATGGATTCCGTGGGATTCATTCCTGCCGCAGGTTCGTCCATCAGAAGCAGCTTGGGTTTTGCCGCCAGGGCGATGGCGATATTGAGCAGCTTTTGTTCCCCATAGGGCAGGTTCTGTGTAATTGAGTCTTTCCGATCGGCCATCCCGATGAACTCGAGAATTTCGAGAGCGATTTCGAGCTTCTTTTTCCGCTGCTCCCGGGCAAAACGGTTCGACAAAAACGCCCCTAACAAGCCTGTGCGGTCATGGAGATGATGACCGATCATCACGGCCTCGACCACGGTGAGATCGCGGAAAATCTTGGTTTGTTGAAATGTGCGAACCAATCCGAGCCGGGCGATTTCTGGCGTGGCCATCGCGGTGATATCCGCACCGGCAAACCTGACAGAACCTGAATCGGAAGGCTCCACTCCGGTGATGATATTGAAGAGGGTGGTCTTTCCAGCACCGTTTGGGCCAATGATGCTGACAATTTCATGTTCTTTTATCGACAGCGTGATCTCTCGGTTGGCACTCAGGCCGCCGAATGACTTCGATATGTTGTCAATGCTCAAAAAAGCCATAGTTGCTCTCAACCCGCATGGTTATTTTGTTGCGTCCGAGGCTGTTTCAAATGGTCGAATATCCCGATTACCCCCTTTGGCATGAAAACGACCACCAGCATCAGCATCAATCCGTACAAGACAAATTGCAGGTCTCCTGTAAAACGCAGGGCCTCGGGCAGGGTCGTCAGGAGTATGGCGCCGACGAGTGGTCCGAGAATCGTACCGCGGCCGCCGATAATCACCATGGTAGCGATATAAATCGATTCACCCAGGTGAAACGAATCCGGACTGATAAACAGCGTATAGTGGGAATAGAGACTTCCAGCAGCACCGGCCATGGCCGTGCTGATCACAAAGGCCAGCATTCGGTACTTGCGTGGTTTGACGCCGATGGAGGCCGCCAGCAGGGGATCCTCCCGGGTGGCAATAAAAGCCTGGCCGTATTTGTAACCGATGAGATTGCGCGTCAAAAGCAGGACGACGGACATTACGGCAACGGTCAGGTAGTAAAATGGGATTTTATCCTGAAACGAGATCGTGATGCCGAAAAGGTCGAAGGCCCCTGGCGAAGGGATACCCGACAGGCCCATCGGTCCTCGGGTCAGATCGACCATGTTAATGATCAGCAAGATGACGATCCCTTGAAAACCCAGTGTAGCAATGGCGAAGTAATGGCCGCTGAGTCTCAGGGCGGGGATGCCAATCAAAAACCCCATCAACCCCGTAAAGATGATTGCCAGGGGAAATGCGAGCACAAAAGGCAGGCTCAGCTTGGTCATGAGAAGCGCCGAGGTATAGGCCCCGATGCCGTAAAAAGCGCCGTGACTTAAGGAGAGCTCTCCCAGATAGCCAACAATGATACCCAGACTGACGGCCAGAATAATATTGATGCCCGCAGCGATCATTATGTGTTGATAAAAGGGCTCGCTGAATACCACGGGCAACAAGAGCACCGCAACGAACAGGGCCGCTGTTATTCCGCTTTTATGCACTGACATTCCCCTTCGTCCCGAATATTCCAGTGGGTTTGGTGAGCAGCACGATGATCATGATCGAAAAACCGATGATATCCAAGAATTCCGCCGGCATCACGGCACCAGCTAGGGTCTCCACCAGGCCGAGGCCCAGCCCGGTAACAATGGAGCCCTTGATGCTACCCATACCGCCGACGATCACGACGATGAATGCCTTGACGATGATGTGAATTCCCATGGTGGGCTCGGTGACAAACATCGCACCGACGAGAGCGCCGGCGATTCCCGCAAGCATGGATCCAATCAGAAATGTTAAGGAAAAGATGCGATCGGTGTTAACCCCGACGATTTTTGCGGCTTGGAAATTCTGGGCAGTGGCCCGCATCTGATTACCCAAAGAGGTGTACTTGATAAAGTAGCCCAGAGCCCCAACCAGGATAGCTGCAACGAGGACAACGAGTATTCGGTGCGTCGTGATGTAAACGTTTCCAAGATGCAGCACCTGTTTCATGAAAGGTGACGGAATCTGCCTGAGGTCCGGCCCGAAAACAAAATTGATTCCGTATAGCAAAAAGCTGGAGAGCCCGACGGTGACCAACACATAATTGATTGGGTGTGGGTTGCGCTTTCTTAAGGAACGAATGAGAATTTTTTCCGTGGCTAACCCAAAGACTGAAATGATTACGGCTGTCGCCACGATAGCTGGCAGATACGGAATTCCGAGTTTAACGACGCACATAAGCGCAATGAACGCACCGAGCATGTAAAACTCACCGTGGGCGAAGTTGACGACGTCCACGATGCCGAAGATGAGGGTCAAACCGAGGGCCACCATGACGTAAATGCTTCCGAGTACGATCCCGTTGGCGATGAGCTGGGGGATGAATTCAACCATACTTAGCCCTCCTGCGTGACAGTCCCGTACAGTTCCGGGCGGCGATCCATGAAAAGATCGATCTCGTACGCCTTCGGTTTTCTTACAAAGTGTTTTGCTTTTGAAATCGACAGGTCCAAATCGGCGCTGACGGTCTCCTCGTTGCCCTCTGGTAGACTGGCAATGATCTGACCATCGGGATCGATGATCATCGACTTTCCGATAAACCTGGATCCTTGCTCCAGCCCGACCCTATTGGACGAGACGATCCATACATGGTTTTCCGCAGCCCGCGCCGCCACCAAAAGAGTCGGTATAACCATGGCTCCTACAGGCCAGTTGCTCAGCCCAATCAGAAGATCAGCCCCCTGCAGGGACATGCTTCGCGCCACCTCTGGAAATCGGCACTCGTAGCAGATGATCATCCCGACCCGCCCAAAAGCAGTCTGAAATATTGGCAGCTCAGATCCTGGCGTGACGAATCGATCCACGCCGAGATACGGCAGATGACTTTTCCGGTAGACGCGAAGATTACCTTCCGGTGTGGCAAGCACGGCCGTATTTCTTAACGCCGCGCCTTTCTTTTCGAGGATGCCAACAGCGAGGCTGCGGCCCATATCCCGTGCAACGGAGAGCAAGCTATCGGTGAACGCTCCGGGAACAACCTCCGCATGGGGCATCGCATCCTCCAGGCTGTTAAAACAATACCCGGAATTGGCACATTCAGGAAACACCAACAGATCGGCCGGCGTGTTTTGGGCATAGGCAAGAATACGTTCCTTGTTCAGGTGCGTCTGGCCTAATTGGATATCCATCTGAACGGCTGCCGCCTTTACCATGTGAACACCTCCTTTGGCAGCTCATACGCGGCTGTAACATCACCATTTACCAACTGGCAAATACGGGCATTGCCGGTGAGGGAGGCCACCATGTAGGCTTCTTTTTTAGTGAACCCATTTCGGATGACCAAGGCTTCAACCGCTCTACCGAGTGCTGATCGAGCGGCTTGCAGGAACTCGGATGCAGATGCCAGAAAAACTGTCTTTCTAGGGGTAACGATGACTGGTCCGTCTATGAGGACTCCGGGATGCAAATTGAGCGTGACCGTGACTTCGGCGTCTATCTCCACGCCAGTGCCACTGACCTCGCCTTCTCCCATGGCCGCGTGGACGTCTCCAAAAGAAATGTTGGCACCTGGGATCAATGCCGGCAGCCAGAGCGTATTGCCCGGTGCCACGTCCACACAGTCCATGTTCCCGCCGTGGCGTCCCGGAAGGCGGGTCGTAATCTCCTCCGGGGTACCCACCCCGATAATTCCGACCATCGGTCGGAGAGGAATTTTGTGGTCGTCAGCCAGGCAAAACCCTTCCGATGTCACTTCTATGCGTTTGGCGTAATAAGGGCCTTCGGTGTCAATATTTAGAATTCCCAATCCAGGCCGAACCCATGCATATCCGGCCTCCGCAAAATCGATCTTTTCAATATGAATTGAGACGGCATCTCCTGGTTGGGCACCTTCCATCGCCACAGGGCCAGTCACCGGAAGAAGACGAGAGCGGTCCACCGGTGTGTTCAGGTCCGGCCGGATTTGGCCATTTGAGGCATCGCGGGTCTCCACTGTGAGCCTGGTCCCAGACCGGATGGAAAGGACCGGCGCGACGACATCAGCAAAGCAATAATGGGTATGATCCTCAATTCTTGAAAGCTGCATCTTTTACAACACCATAACCGCAATAGGATGAGATCTCGGAAACGGCTTTTCTGAGACGCTCTCCAAGTTCTTTTACTCTCTGGTCCGTCATCTTGACATGCAGCGAGGCAATCGCAACACCGGCCGAGGGGTATCCTGTCCTGTCCAGGATGCAGGCACCCAGTGCCGAAACCCCCTCGTCTACCTCCTGGTTGCTGAAGGAATAACCTTTTTGCCGGATTGCGTTGCGTTCCATTCGGATCTGGCTGGCGGACTTGATGGTGTAAGGCGTCAACTCGACCGGTGAAAGGTCTTTTAGAGATGTTTCGAATTCATTGTCCGGAAGTTGGGCCAGAATCGCTTTGGCGGCGGCCCCCACATGCAAGGGAAGACGCCTGCCCACATCGCAGTAAAAGCTGATGCGAGCTTCACCGTATATTCTGTCCACGAAAATGACCTCTTTATGGCTATCGTCCACTACTGCAACGGTAATGTCTTCGCCAATTGCCAAAGCGAGTTCCTGGAGGATATCATGGGAAAGTATTCGAATGCTTTGCTCGTTCTGGAATTTACGGGCGAGTGCACACC
This Desulfatitalea tepidiphila DNA region includes the following protein-coding sequences:
- a CDS encoding IclR family transcriptional regulator, producing MIQDVEQHQETAVLKSAYIIRCALARKFQNEQSIRILSHDILQELALAIGEDITVAVVDDSHKEVIFVDRIYGEARISFYCDVGRRLPLHVGAAAKAILAQLPDNEFETSLKDLSPVELTPYTIKSASQIRMERNAIRQKGYSFSNQEVDEGVSALGACILDRTGYPSAGVAIASLHVKMTDQRVKELGERLRKAVSEISSYCGYGVVKDAAFKN
- a CDS encoding ABC transporter substrate-binding protein translates to MKKVLIVACVVLLAVSAWAAEPVKIGVVLPFSGPVGADGQRTFSGIQLAADQINASGGIKVKNEMRQIELVREDSTCNPRMSVTAVEKLMTRDKVSSVIGDFCSTSTLADAEVAKRNEVPQITPISIAPPITQQGNIWIFRNCDNSDMMARAFVKDAVNSLGIKRWAFLARNDDYGRGGVESLGSLVKKEGGEVVAVEYHPQGATDYYTLLTKIRAKKPDGVALIANTAEHSVATNQMAEIGMTKEARLMDPTSAYFNPDFMKLTGDNSNGLVGPTRYVHIIDTPENKKFVDEYYKVNNQYPDKFAMSGYETLKIIGQAIEMAGSSAPADVREALTKIRYKSVQGREIYFDENNQIVLDEYLIQVKDGNYEILSKVSGESIIK
- a CDS encoding carbon-nitrogen hydrolase family protein produces the protein MVKAAAVQMDIQLGQTHLNKERILAYAQNTPADLLVFPECANSGYCFNSLEDAMPHAEVVPGAFTDSLLSVARDMGRSLAVGILEKKGAALRNTAVLATPEGNLRVYRKSHLPYLGVDRFVTPGSELPIFQTAFGRVGMIICYECRFPEVARSMSLQGADLLIGLSNWPVGAMVIPTLLVAARAAENHVWIVSSNRVGLEQGSRFIGKSMIIDPDGQIIASLPEGNEETVSADLDLSISKAKHFVRKPKAYEIDLFMDRRPELYGTVTQEG
- a CDS encoding ABC transporter ATP-binding protein; translation: MAFLSIDNISKSFGGLSANREITLSIKEHEIVSIIGPNGAGKTTLFNIITGVEPSDSGSVRFAGADITAMATPEIARLGLVRTFQQTKIFRDLTVVEAVMIGHHLHDRTGLLGAFLSNRFAREQRKKKLEIALEILEFIGMADRKDSITQNLPYGEQKLLNIAIALAAKPKLLLMDEPAAGMNPTESMRMMETIRRIKETGITVGLVEHNMRLVMNISERVFVLNYGELIAEGRPEEIRNNQKVVEVYLGRQSRAGA
- a CDS encoding ABC transporter ATP-binding protein, producing MLELKDIHVAYDHVPALRGVSLGVEPGEIVALIGANGAGKSTTLRAIQGIVKTGKGDIFWEGSRITGTPPHKVVQKGIAHCPEGRQVFPSMTVEENLNMGATSLANHERKKELLAYVYERFPRLAERKRQFAGSLSGGEQQMLAIGRALMASPKLLMLDEPSMGLAPILVESIFSMIKAINEQGISILLVEQNAYMALENSTRAYVIENGEIQLSGFSEELMDNEHVRQAYLGI
- a CDS encoding acetamidase/formamidase family protein, producing the protein MQLSRIEDHTHYCFADVVAPVLSIRSGTRLTVETRDASNGQIRPDLNTPVDRSRLLPVTGPVAMEGAQPGDAVSIHIEKIDFAEAGYAWVRPGLGILNIDTEGPYYAKRIEVTSEGFCLADDHKIPLRPMVGIIGVGTPEEITTRLPGRHGGNMDCVDVAPGNTLWLPALIPGANISFGDVHAAMGEGEVSGTGVEIDAEVTVTLNLHPGVLIDGPVIVTPRKTVFLASASEFLQAARSALGRAVEALVIRNGFTKKEAYMVASLTGNARICQLVNGDVTAAYELPKEVFTW
- a CDS encoding branched-chain amino acid ABC transporter permease translates to MHKSGITAALFVAVLLLPVVFSEPFYQHIMIAAGINIILAVSLGIIVGYLGELSLSHGAFYGIGAYTSALLMTKLSLPFVLAFPLAIIFTGLMGFLIGIPALRLSGHYFAIATLGFQGIVILLIINMVDLTRGPMGLSGIPSPGAFDLFGITISFQDKIPFYYLTVAVMSVVLLLTRNLIGYKYGQAFIATREDPLLAASIGVKPRKYRMLAFVISTAMAGAAGSLYSHYTLFISPDSFHLGESIYIATMVIIGGRGTILGPLVGAILLTTLPEALRFTGDLQFVLYGLMLMLVVVFMPKGVIGIFDHLKQPRTQQNNHAG
- a CDS encoding branched-chain amino acid ABC transporter permease, with translation MVEFIPQLIANGIVLGSIYVMVALGLTLIFGIVDVVNFAHGEFYMLGAFIALMCVVKLGIPYLPAIVATAVIISVFGLATEKILIRSLRKRNPHPINYVLVTVGLSSFLLYGINFVFGPDLRQIPSPFMKQVLHLGNVYITTHRILVVLVAAILVGALGYFIKYTSLGNQMRATAQNFQAAKIVGVNTDRIFSLTFLIGSMLAGIAGALVGAMFVTEPTMGIHIIVKAFIVVIVGGMGSIKGSIVTGLGLGLVETLAGAVMPAEFLDIIGFSIMIIVLLTKPTGIFGTKGNVSA